A part of Methanomassiliicoccaceae archaeon genomic DNA contains:
- the gatB gene encoding Asp-tRNA(Asn)/Glu-tRNA(Gln) amidotransferase subunit GatB: MKIGLEVHVQLPTKSKLFCPCPTTDAPAPNTHVCPVCLGFPGARPMMNGKAIEYGILLAKMLGCTVRDTTWFARKIYFYPDNVKNFQITQYDRPLGEKGMYYLNGKKPIRITRIHIEEDPGKIKRVGDLSSLIDYNRSGIPLAEIVTEPDLSTPAEAREFLGQLIRDIRHTIDIPDDGERSIRCDCNISVGIERCEVKNVTGLKNVERALTYELVRQTKLLKAGGKVVRETRRFDEERGVTISVRKKELEADYGYIDEPDLGIFNVKELAERLKIKESPQNMTLRISKEYGIDERTAKQFVSTSVELAHLFEELAAATDAETARMWTSGAVSAGWKAFEARGGGDTAEVISLVGKFRAGEITDTECNIRIRAFLTGTDTDEVRSGSSDLDSMIGEYLDVNPSVIEDYRKNEKAANRVIGHVMKQTGGACSSADIVDATKRLIEERL; encoded by the coding sequence ATGAAGATCGGTTTGGAGGTCCACGTACAGCTTCCTACGAAATCGAAGCTTTTCTGCCCGTGCCCTACGACCGATGCTCCGGCGCCCAACACGCACGTCTGCCCCGTGTGCCTGGGATTTCCGGGCGCGAGGCCCATGATGAACGGGAAGGCGATAGAATACGGGATATTGCTCGCCAAGATGCTCGGGTGCACCGTCCGCGACACCACGTGGTTCGCCAGGAAGATATACTTCTATCCTGACAACGTGAAGAACTTCCAGATCACGCAGTACGACCGCCCTCTGGGCGAAAAGGGCATGTATTATCTAAACGGCAAGAAACCGATCCGCATCACCCGTATCCATATCGAAGAGGACCCGGGAAAAATAAAGAGGGTCGGAGACCTCTCCTCGCTCATAGATTACAACCGCTCAGGAATTCCGCTGGCGGAAATAGTTACGGAGCCCGACCTGTCCACGCCTGCAGAGGCCAGGGAGTTCCTCGGTCAGCTGATCCGCGACATACGCCACACCATCGATATCCCGGACGACGGAGAGCGCAGCATCCGCTGCGACTGCAACATTTCCGTGGGCATCGAGAGATGCGAAGTAAAGAACGTCACGGGACTGAAGAATGTCGAGAGGGCCCTCACTTACGAGCTGGTCAGGCAGACGAAGCTCCTGAAAGCAGGAGGTAAAGTGGTCCGTGAGACCAGACGCTTCGACGAGGAGCGCGGCGTCACGATCTCCGTCAGGAAAAAGGAGTTGGAGGCCGACTACGGGTACATCGACGAGCCTGACCTGGGCATATTCAACGTGAAGGAACTTGCCGAAAGATTGAAGATCAAAGAAAGCCCGCAGAACATGACATTGCGCATTTCGAAAGAATACGGGATCGACGAGAGAACAGCCAAGCAGTTCGTATCGACGTCGGTGGAACTGGCACATCTGTTCGAAGAACTTGCCGCCGCCACAGACGCGGAAACCGCCAGGATGTGGACCTCGGGTGCGGTAAGCGCAGGGTGGAAGGCCTTCGAGGCACGCGGCGGAGGAGATACGGCCGAAGTGATATCTTTGGTCGGTAAATTCAGGGCCGGGGAGATTACCGACACCGAATGCAACATCCGGATCAGAGCATTCCTTACCGGCACGGACACCGATGAAGTGAGAAGTGGTTCATCCGACCTTGACTCGATGATCGGCGAATATCTCGACGTCAACCCGTCGGTGATAGAAGACTACCGAAAGAACGAGAAGGCCGCCAACCGCGTGATCGGCCACGTCATGAAGCAGACGGGCGGAGCATGCTCATCAGCAGACATCGTGGATGCTACGAAGAGGTTGATCGAAGAAAGACTCTGA
- a CDS encoding amidase family protein, with amino-acid sequence MSATSILSSLSKINEKYQMFRTITSDTEVGEAKFLFSAKDNLTSKDMETCSGSKILEGYRPPFDATSIARMREAGGMLVGKTNMDEFGFGTFSTNSAFGVPRNPYGPERSCGGSSGGAACAAAVMEGHVAIGVSTGGSICCPASFCGVYGMVPTYGRVSRYGLLDYGNSLDKIGIISAKASDLGKYIGIMAGSDPKDPTSCMQPDMGARRKLKSVAVPKDATEGVSEDVRTAFINGLETLKSMGVDVATVEMPSLKYAIPAYYVIATSEASTNLARYCGMRYGHQEGDLSLKFDDYFTSFRSQYFGQEAKRRILLGTFTRMVGFRDRYYSKARMVRQSIIEEYRSVLGECDAVLTPTMPFVSPKFSDISKMTPLESYKADILTGPPNIAGMPHASVPCGYDRDGMPIGMQFVADQWDEGVLFSAAEEWEKNFESVRPEVSI; translated from the coding sequence ATGAGCGCCACGTCGATTTTATCTTCACTTTCGAAGATCAACGAAAAATATCAGATGTTCAGAACCATTACCTCCGACACGGAGGTCGGCGAAGCTAAATTCCTTTTCTCCGCCAAGGACAACCTGACCTCAAAAGACATGGAGACCTGTTCGGGGTCCAAGATACTGGAGGGCTACCGCCCGCCGTTCGATGCCACCTCGATAGCCAGGATGAGGGAGGCCGGAGGAATGCTCGTAGGTAAGACCAACATGGACGAGTTCGGCTTCGGTACTTTCTCGACCAACTCGGCGTTCGGCGTTCCCAGGAACCCTTACGGCCCCGAAAGGTCCTGCGGCGGTTCTTCCGGTGGCGCTGCATGCGCGGCGGCCGTTATGGAGGGCCATGTTGCGATAGGCGTTTCCACTGGCGGGTCCATATGCTGCCCTGCGAGCTTCTGCGGCGTTTACGGCATGGTGCCCACATACGGAAGGGTTTCCAGGTACGGTCTGCTGGATTACGGCAATTCACTTGACAAGATAGGCATTATTTCTGCAAAAGCGTCCGACCTTGGAAAATACATCGGCATAATGGCGGGATCGGACCCCAAGGACCCGACATCCTGTATGCAGCCCGATATGGGCGCCCGCAGGAAGCTGAAGTCCGTTGCAGTACCGAAGGACGCTACGGAGGGCGTATCCGAAGACGTCAGAACGGCCTTCATCAACGGATTGGAAACATTGAAAAGCATGGGCGTGGACGTCGCTACCGTAGAGATGCCCTCTTTGAAATACGCCATTCCTGCCTATTATGTAATAGCGACATCCGAAGCCTCTACAAACCTGGCACGTTACTGCGGGATGAGGTACGGACATCAGGAGGGCGACCTTTCGCTAAAGTTCGATGATTACTTCACATCGTTCCGTTCGCAGTATTTCGGACAGGAAGCCAAACGCAGGATACTCCTGGGAACCTTTACCCGAATGGTAGGTTTCAGGGACCGCTATTACTCCAAGGCCCGCATGGTGCGCCAATCGATAATCGAGGAGTACCGTTCCGTCCTCGGCGAATGCGATGCCGTACTTACACCTACGATGCCTTTCGTATCCCCCAAATTCTCGGACATATCGAAAATGACCCCGCTGGAATCATACAAGGCGGACATACTCACCGGACCGCCCAACATTGCGGGGATGCCTCACGCATCGGTACCCTGCGGGTACGACCGGGACGGGATGCCCATAGGGATGCAGTTCGTTGCGGACCAATGGGACGAGGGCGTGCTGTTCTCGGCCGCCGAAGAGTGGGAGAAGAACTTTGAATCTGTCAGACCGGAGGTTTCGATATGA
- a CDS encoding aspartyl/glutamyl-tRNA amidotransferase subunit C, with protein MDRETVEKVARSAHLKLTEEELETFSRDLSDILGYFALLDEAPDCGNFGIDPINVADILRDDEPHMEIDPDKLLEGMDTYDNYVRGPRLL; from the coding sequence ATGGACAGAGAAACCGTGGAGAAAGTCGCACGCAGCGCTCATCTGAAGCTTACTGAAGAAGAGCTTGAAACATTCAGCAGGGACCTGAGCGACATTCTGGGATATTTCGCGTTGCTCGACGAGGCGCCGGACTGCGGGAACTTCGGCATCGACCCGATAAATGTAGCGGACATCCTGAGGGATGACGAGCCCCATATGGAAATAGACCCGGACAAACTGCTAGAGGGGATGGACACCTACGACAACTATGTCAGGGGGCCGAGGCTCCTATGA
- a CDS encoding DUF2284 domain-containing protein, which translates to MYEFEDRLREEGFEVTKIDVPEASPKAKEFRTLCEKNECGEYGTNWGCPPGVGTLEECAGVLRSYPESFLVMKRYVLDPKNKKEMKRARDDISDSCRRAADMIRPNAPVRVLGDGGCRYCGVCTYPGGACRYPLQKIDSISGYGIDMEDLLKKIGKKFIFEDNAATLSSIIFIGKARK; encoded by the coding sequence ATGTACGAGTTCGAGGATAGACTCAGGGAAGAAGGCTTCGAAGTAACTAAGATAGATGTTCCAGAAGCCTCGCCGAAAGCAAAGGAATTCAGGACCCTTTGCGAGAAGAACGAATGCGGAGAATACGGCACTAACTGGGGATGCCCTCCGGGAGTCGGTACTCTGGAAGAATGCGCCGGAGTCCTAAGGTCATATCCGGAATCGTTCCTGGTAATGAAAAGGTATGTCCTGGATCCGAAGAACAAAAAAGAAATGAAACGTGCCAGAGACGATATCAGCGACAGCTGCAGACGGGCCGCTGACATGATCAGGCCGAACGCTCCCGTCAGGGTTCTGGGCGATGGGGGATGCCGTTACTGCGGAGTGTGCACATATCCGGGCGGAGCATGCAGATATCCTCTCCAGAAGATCGACTCGATAAGCGGATACGGCATAGATATGGAGGACCTCCTAAAGAAGATCGGAAAGAAGTTCATCTTCGAAGACAACGCTGCCACATTGAGTTCTATAATCTTTATCGGCAAGGCCAGGAAATGA
- a CDS encoding tetratricopeptide repeat protein, which yields MADATAEKKIAAAMKLMDDGDFKKAYPQFKKLTEEYPEDAECWYARAECGNYASGMFGAKIKPEEIATAYEKACELDPENVDYYQSYGLFCISVNKFDDAEKLYNEAAEMDESRAPSLYSEFAIEYYNIIMANYGEIPDDPKAAEAVNKALIPYKKKALSYMLKALEMSPEEAKSLL from the coding sequence ATGGCAGACGCTACTGCAGAGAAAAAGATCGCCGCGGCAATGAAGTTGATGGACGACGGCGATTTCAAGAAGGCATACCCCCAGTTCAAGAAGCTGACAGAGGAGTACCCTGAAGACGCCGAGTGCTGGTATGCTCGCGCCGAGTGCGGTAACTACGCGTCCGGAATGTTCGGCGCTAAGATCAAGCCGGAAGAGATAGCGACCGCATACGAGAAAGCATGCGAGCTTGACCCCGAGAACGTGGATTATTATCAGTCGTACGGGCTCTTCTGCATATCGGTCAACAAGTTCGACGATGCTGAGAAGCTCTACAACGAGGCGGCAGAGATGGACGAATCCAGGGCGCCCTCCCTGTACTCCGAGTTTGCAATCGAGTACTACAACATAATCATGGCCAACTATGGCGAGATACCCGATGACCCGAAGGCCGCCGAGGCAGTAAACAAGGCGCTTATACCTTACAAGAAGAAGGCGCTCTCATACATGCTCAAGGCGTTGGAAATGTCCCCCGAGGAAGCAAAATCTCTGCTTTGA
- a CDS encoding SCP2 sterol-binding domain-containing protein: MTLMEQIQGLVDKFNKKSDEDEKLRKELAHLNKTFAIDLGTEFYSMKLQNSKITDFKAEAAGDSDITVISTPENLQAMIDGELRPMKAYITKKIKIKGNLQDLMFLKKFL, from the coding sequence ATGACCTTAATGGAACAGATACAGGGCCTAGTAGACAAATTCAATAAGAAAAGCGACGAGGATGAAAAGCTACGGAAAGAACTGGCACATCTCAACAAGACCTTCGCCATTGACCTCGGAACAGAGTTTTACAGCATGAAGCTACAGAATTCCAAGATCACCGATTTCAAGGCCGAGGCCGCGGGCGATTCCGATATCACCGTGATTTCCACCCCTGAGAACCTTCAAGCGATGATCGACGGAGAACTTAGGCCTATGAAAGCCTACATCACCAAGAAGATCAAGATAAAAGGCAACCTGCAGGACCTCATGTTCCTGAAAAAATTCCTCTGA
- the rnhB gene encoding ribonuclease HII, which produces MVYCGIDEAGRGSVMGPLIVGIVRTDNDEGLMSLGVKDSKKLTPRRRESIYAELVESYDTSVIEISAEEIDRQRNYISLNEIELNMFTEAFNKLSAGTVYADCPDINEGNFSGSMRSKCGGSCRVVAEHKADDRYPVVSAASIVAKVTRDRRITEISKEFGTNIGSGYPSDRITMDFIEKWIKENGRAPAYTRCSWEPVRRLISLAANTKISDW; this is translated from the coding sequence GTGGTATATTGCGGAATCGATGAAGCGGGCAGAGGCTCTGTAATGGGCCCCCTCATAGTGGGCATCGTACGAACAGATAACGACGAGGGCCTGATGTCCCTCGGAGTAAAGGATTCTAAAAAACTTACTCCCAGAAGGAGGGAGTCCATATACGCCGAGCTCGTCGAGAGCTACGATACCAGTGTGATAGAGATTTCCGCCGAGGAAATAGACAGACAGCGGAATTACATTTCACTGAACGAAATTGAGCTCAACATGTTTACGGAAGCGTTCAATAAACTGTCCGCTGGAACCGTATATGCGGACTGCCCCGATATTAATGAGGGGAACTTCTCCGGATCCATGCGTTCGAAGTGCGGCGGTAGTTGCAGGGTCGTTGCCGAACACAAAGCGGACGACAGATATCCTGTTGTTTCGGCAGCATCTATCGTGGCAAAGGTTACAAGGGACCGCCGCATAACGGAGATTTCGAAAGAGTTCGGCACGAACATAGGCAGCGGTTATCCAAGCGACCGCATAACAATGGATTTTATAGAAAAGTGGATAAAAGAAAACGGACGTGCCCCCGCATATACTAGGTGTTCCTGGGAGCCGGTCAGACGCTTGATATCCCTCGCGGCGAACACCAAGATCAGCGATTGGTGA
- the mptA gene encoding GTP cyclohydrolase MptA, with the protein MNLKCDVQYGKADTGFRLTRVGVTGVRKPIIVKRKGVNNELNRALNCTIDIFVDLPAEQKGSHMSRNVAVLTDVVLESISKPVVGLEVVAADMCERLLVHHEYAKVAGVYITTDYFKPSMTPNGRETYEVYKLIAKATAVRDEGIRKTIGAEVIGMTACPCAQQTVTEIMECSGAMPVISHNQRNICTVTVTTGEDQEIEADTLIDLVEASFSSPTYELLKREDEGRVVINAHKNPKFVEDVVRGVLKRIVDRFPGLPDDTDIMVRSESEESIHKHNAFAQREATLGELKEEAE; encoded by the coding sequence ATGAATTTAAAGTGTGATGTTCAGTACGGAAAGGCCGACACGGGCTTCAGATTGACCCGAGTCGGTGTCACCGGTGTCAGAAAACCCATAATCGTGAAAAGGAAGGGAGTCAATAACGAGCTCAACAGGGCCCTGAACTGCACCATCGATATTTTCGTAGATCTTCCTGCAGAGCAGAAAGGCTCGCACATGTCACGCAACGTGGCAGTTCTAACCGATGTCGTTCTCGAAAGCATATCCAAACCGGTGGTCGGCCTGGAGGTCGTGGCCGCCGACATGTGCGAAAGGCTCCTGGTGCACCATGAATACGCCAAGGTCGCAGGAGTTTACATCACCACAGATTACTTCAAGCCCAGCATGACGCCTAACGGAAGGGAGACCTACGAGGTCTACAAACTGATCGCAAAGGCGACCGCCGTCCGCGACGAAGGTATCCGCAAGACGATCGGTGCCGAGGTCATCGGTATGACGGCATGTCCATGCGCCCAGCAGACCGTTACGGAGATAATGGAATGCAGCGGAGCAATGCCGGTAATTTCGCATAACCAGAGGAATATCTGCACGGTGACAGTTACCACAGGCGAGGACCAGGAGATCGAGGCCGATACGCTGATAGACCTGGTCGAAGCATCGTTCTCTTCCCCGACTTACGAACTTCTGAAAAGGGAGGACGAGGGGAGGGTCGTGATAAACGCACACAAGAACCCCAAGTTCGTCGAGGATGTCGTGAGGGGCGTGCTCAAAAGGATAGTCGATAGATTTCCGGGCCTTCCTGACGATACAGATATCATGGTCAGGAGCGAATCGGAAGAATCGATACACAAGCACAATGCTTTCGCCCAGAGGGAAGCCACACTGGGCGAGCTGAAAGAAGAGGCCGAGTGA
- a CDS encoding C15orf41 family protein → MDYAEYKRIYNGLKTAADVKTFESEGYDRRMLESLFTQKTSRDVKKRFYVVKKNAKYMLKDWKKGKTLMEIAESNRFPPILTAMMIFQEDGASKKQFWEFVKDPDTLEGEDTANELMEVTENDLIYSPYGTQKQKERGEWGESLLQNWLNGQGIGYRTENDLRGEFEKTPDSLLDKPMMYEGKKIYWIESKASFGDNIEFRFNARKQLIPYTEIFGPGVVVYWVGCLEDLELPEGIFVSDISILEKKLEPIEEPVE, encoded by the coding sequence ATGGACTACGCTGAATACAAGAGAATATACAACGGCCTCAAGACGGCCGCCGATGTAAAGACATTCGAATCCGAAGGCTACGACCGAAGAATGCTCGAGTCGCTTTTCACACAGAAAACATCCAGAGACGTGAAGAAACGTTTCTATGTTGTCAAAAAGAACGCAAAATACATGCTTAAGGACTGGAAAAAGGGAAAGACGCTTATGGAGATCGCCGAAAGCAACCGCTTCCCTCCGATACTCACGGCCATGATGATATTCCAGGAGGATGGCGCCTCCAAAAAGCAGTTCTGGGAATTTGTAAAGGACCCCGATACGCTTGAAGGCGAAGATACGGCCAATGAACTGATGGAGGTCACCGAGAACGACCTGATATACTCCCCCTACGGCACTCAGAAACAGAAGGAGCGGGGAGAATGGGGCGAGAGCCTCCTTCAGAACTGGCTTAACGGCCAGGGCATAGGATACAGGACCGAGAACGACCTGCGCGGGGAATTTGAGAAGACGCCCGACAGCCTCTTGGACAAGCCGATGATGTACGAGGGCAAGAAGATCTATTGGATAGAGAGCAAAGCCTCGTTCGGCGATAATATCGAGTTCAGGTTCAACGCGCGCAAGCAACTCATACCATACACCGAGATCTTCGGTCCGGGCGTCGTGGTTTATTGGGTCGGCTGCCTGGAGGACCTGGAGTTGCCGGAAGGCATATTCGTCTCCGACATCTCGATATTGGAAAAGAAACTTGAACCGATAGAAGAACCGGTCGAGTGA